One window of the Lepeophtheirus salmonis chromosome 7, UVic_Lsal_1.4, whole genome shotgun sequence genome contains the following:
- the LOC121121430 gene encoding multidrug resistance-associated protein 1 isoform X2, which yields MSFLWNHFLFSDFNKFVSTANKRNLNEGDIWGLGEKHRTFNIHEKWKRKDSCSPLCNKTALALMKLLSSEILISGLYEVFHILFTLTNPIALKMLMDYIEKERGDYLRGIYSILFLTVTGFLSSLCETHTFYHLNLSGFIMKTALMSAIYKKSLRVPHFNGGNVISLVSVDCQWLVKAIRFIHLPWSCPLQIIIAIYLLYNILGVAIVPGIIIIFILIGISFLLSLLLQKFQKSHLKKDIRLSRIMEALGHFKTIKLNCWEESIIDKIGILRSDEISVMKKFLSMQALQVFLWNCGIFIFSFSAFATFSFYSHQMSVQSIFVSAALVNTMRIPFRLLPSCISALSQGIVSIKRIDSYLNREEVDSVKSNDFSKSPRPEDGYSIQVQDCNYSIDKLKLLKNINFSTRVGELTAVVGKVGSGKSCLLAALCGELNQRGKGSSLINKDLVYVTQNIWLKSATIRDNITFGQPYNSSQYQKVVSLCQLGQDFKDMYRGDLTYLASNGSTLSGGQRQRIGFARAIYQNAQVYLMDDPLSACDSNLKAQIFHNTIGPKGFLQKKTRLLITNQSSLIPLMDRIIVIQNGTVVYEGTYDQFKSHFSSVNEFLEPDETQNEKIEEEKDSAEEVKSFEIAKKSTKKQGSFHEPPKDNYLHPALDNYDIIERRKIPFSLYKYYVLNLGTVPFIIALVGYLISQCFDVCSKLWLSRWTNLSSTNINDTNYRHIYNEDTRNMYIVVYGILGWCQSLAYFLSVLLINSRSLKASSHFHDVILRKVFGAPLNFFWSTPKGTIINRFSKDMDEADMFLPNTLKNFAYQAVKILGTLIIALIAFPITAFFIVCPLGLIFIEVVKSYLMASRFLKRTSATKLAMVLKHFGDSAVHGGTTIRCYGVESDYIDEHMSLIDEHQSVSLMEIISEAWLFLRLQLIAGTFIGILATALVFFPSEGNSSSLSALSLTSSLTVLQDIFLFTRYAAFIEKAMVSIERIKECEDLIPQDPSSGLLPSIITNGSKRPKNHQSRYYIQFEDFSGKYSSLKNASIKNFTLNVRLGEKVGVVGRTGSGKSSLILALSGLLEVEKGKIFIDGVDMSSGTARNIRKKDITVIPQDAALFKGSIRYNLDPDDRFTDEYIWSVVDQAQMKEFFVQLPGGLDFSLKENGSNISLGEKQLICCLRGLLTGSNLIIMDEATSAMTLESEERILNTYFTRFSSSTIFVIAHRIQPLLACDKILVLENGTIAEFGNPESLIKSQKSIFKSMLRRTNGSVE from the exons AACATTCAACATTCACGAAAAATGGAAGCGTAAAGATTCCTGTTCTCCACTATGCAACAAAACAGCGCTGGCCCTTATGAAGCTTTTAAGCTCCGAGATACTCATCTCTGGCTTATATGAAGTCTTTCACATCCTCTTCACACTCACAAATCCCATAGCTCTCAAGATGCTTATGGACTACATTGAGAAAGAAAGAGGTGACTATCTTCGTGGGATATATAGTATCCTTTTCCTCACGGTGACTGGGTTCCTCTCATCCCTATGTGAAACGCatactttttatcatttaaatctCTCTGGATTTATAATGAAGACTGCATTGATGAGTGCCATTTATAAGAAGTCTCTTCGAGTTCCTCATTTCAATg GAGGAAACGTCATAAGTCTCGTCTCTGTGGACTGCCAATGGTTAGTCAAAGCAATACGTTTCATCCACCTTCCTTGGTCATGTCCACTTCAAATCATTATTGCAATTTATTTGTTGTATAATATTCTGGGTGTGGCAATTGTACCag gtataattataatattcattctgATAGGAATTAGTTTCCTCCTCTCCTTACTtcttcaaaagtttcaaaaatctcatttaaaaaaggacATACGATTAAGTCGCATCATGGAAGCCTTGGGCCATTTTAAAACCATCAAATTAAATTGCTGGGAAGAATCCATCATAGATAAAATCGGAATTCTTCGTAGCGATGAAATATCTGtgatgaaaaaatttctttctaTGCAAGCACTTCAG GTCTTTCTATGGAACTGTggaatctttatattttctttctcagCCTTTGCCACATTTAGTTTTTACTCGCATCAAATGAGCGTTCAGAGTATCTTCGTCTCTGCTGCCCTTGTTAATACAATGCGAATACCTTTCAGACTATTACCAAG TTGCATCTCTGCTCTTTCCCAAGGGATTGTCTCCATTAAGAGAATAGATTCTTATCTTAATCGAGAAGAAGTAGACTCAGTCAAATCAAACGATTTTTCTAAGTCCCCTCGACCCGAAGATGGCTATTCTATTCAAGTACAGGACTGTAACTATTCCATCgataagttaaaattattgaaaaatataaatttctctACGAGGGTTGGGGAATTAACGGCAGTGGTTGGAAAGGTGGGCAGTGGAAAGTCATGTTTACTAGCTGCCCTTTGTGGAGAATTAAATCAACGAGGAAAGGGGTCGTCATTAATTAATAAGGATTTGGTTTATGTGACACAAAATATTTGGCTTAAGTCCGCTACGATACGAGACAATATTACTTTTGGACAACCCTACAATTCTAGTCAGTATCAAAAAGTTGTATCCTTGTGTCAGTTAGGGCAGGATTTTAAGGAC atgtACAGAGGAGATTTGACGTATTTAGCCAGTAATGGCTCTACACTTAGCGGTGGACAACGACAAAGGATTGGTTTTGCGAGAGCTATTTATCAAAATGCACAAGTTTATCTTATGGATGATCCTCTCTCTGCTTGTGATTCTAATTTGAAAGCGCAGATTTTTCATAACACTATTGGACCCAAGGGGTTCCTTCAGAAAAAGACTCGATTACTCATAACTAATCAGTCCAGTCTAATACCACTCATGGACCGTATTATTGTTATACAAAATGGAACCGTTGTATATGAAGGGACATACGATCAgtttaaatcacatttttcatCTGTCAATGAGTTTTTGGAACCGGATga gactcaaaatgaaaaaattgaggaAGAGAAAGACTCCGCGGAGGAAGTGAAATCATTTGAAATTgcgaaaaaaagtacaaaaaaacaagGTTCTTTTCATGAGCCCCCCAAAGATAATTATCTCCACCCAGCTCTGGATAATTATGACATCATTGAAAGGAGAAAAATTCCATTCTCGTTGTATAAGTATTACGTTCTCAATTTGGGAACTGTGCCTTTTATAATTGCCCTCGTAGGGTATTTAATTTCCCAATGTTTTGATGTCTGTTCTAAACTATGGCTATCTCGATGGACTAACCTGAGTAGTACAAATATAAACGATACTAATTATCG TCACATATATAACGAAGATACAAGAAACATGTACATTGTCGTGTATGGCATACTTGGTTGGTGTCAAAGTTTggcatattttttatctgtacTTCTTATTAACTCAAGATCCCTCAAGGCTTCCAGTCATTTTCATGATGTAATTCTCCGTAAAGTATTTGGAGCACCTTTAAATTTCTTCTGGTCTACTCCTAAAGGAACAATCATTAATAGATTCTCAAAAGACATGGACGAAGCGGACATGTTCTTACCaaacactttaaaaaactttGCATATCAAGCTGTAAAAATTCTTGGAACGTTAATCATTGCTCTAATTGCTTTTCCTATCACTGCTTTTTTCATTGTATGTCCACTAGGATTGATATTTATTGAG gTTGTAAAGTCTTATTTAATGGCCTCTAGATTTTTGAAGAGAACTTCGGCAACAAAGCTAGCTATGGTTCTCAAGCATTTTGGTGATTCTGCAGTCCATGGAGGAACAACCATTCGATGCTATGGTGTAGAATCAGATTATATTGATGAGCATATGTCCTTAATTGATGAGCATCAAAGTGTTTCACTAATGGAAATTATTTCAGAGGCTTGGTTGTTTTTAAGACTTCAGCTCATTGCCGGGacttttattggtattttagCTACAGCATTAGTATTTTTTCCATCTGAAGGAAATTCAAGTTCTTTGTCGGCATTGAGTCTAACATCCTCTCTCACTGTCCTTcaagatattttcttatttacccGATATGCAGCCTTTATTGAGAAGGCAATGGTCTCGATAGAGAGGATAAAAGAATGTGAAGACTTGATTCCTCAAGACCCATCCTCTGGACTTTTACCTTCAATTATAACGAACGGTTCAAAAAGACCCAAAAATCATCAATCCagatattatattcaatttgagGATTTCAGTGGGAAATACTCTTCTTTAAAGAATGCTTCAATTAAAAACTTTACATTGAATGTACGACTTGGTGAAAAGGTTGGGGTGGTAGGGCGAACAGGATCGGGAAAATCTTCTCTCATATTAGCTTTATCAGGTTTATTAGAGGtagaaaaagggaaaatatttattgatggtGTAGACATGTCATCAGGAACAGCACGGAATATTCGTAAAAAGGACATTACAGTAATTCCTCAG GATGCTGCCTTATTCAAGGGATCCATTCGTTACAATTTGGATCCTGATGATCGGTTCACAGATGAATACATTTGGAGTGTCGTAGACCAAGCTCAAATGAAGGAATTCTTCGTTCAACTCCCGGGTGGGCTTGATTTTTCCCTCAAGGAAAATGGATCAAATATTAGTCTGGGTGAAAAACAGCTTATTTGTTGCCTTAGGGGTTTATTAA CTGGGTCTAATTTAATCATAATGGATGAGGCTACCTCCGCCATGACACTTGAGTCTGAGGAGCGGATCCTCAATACATACTTTACTCGATTTTCCTCATCAACCATATTTGTTATCGCTCATAGAATCCAACCCCTTCTCGCTTGCGATAAAATCCTTGTACTCGAAAATGGGACTATTGCAGAGTTTGGGAACCCGGAATCTCTAATAAAATCGCAAAAGAGTATCTTTAAATCCATGTTACGAAGAACTAATGGTTCTGTGGAGTGA
- the LOC121121430 gene encoding multidrug resistance-associated protein 1 isoform X1, with amino-acid sequence MTSSLENNNGHSTGLNDSIVEKKNVSKEEESTHSKLSFLWNHFLFSDFNKFVSTANKRNLNEGDIWGLGEKHRTFNIHEKWKRKDSCSPLCNKTALALMKLLSSEILISGLYEVFHILFTLTNPIALKMLMDYIEKERGDYLRGIYSILFLTVTGFLSSLCETHTFYHLNLSGFIMKTALMSAIYKKSLRVPHFNGGNVISLVSVDCQWLVKAIRFIHLPWSCPLQIIIAIYLLYNILGVAIVPGIIIIFILIGISFLLSLLLQKFQKSHLKKDIRLSRIMEALGHFKTIKLNCWEESIIDKIGILRSDEISVMKKFLSMQALQVFLWNCGIFIFSFSAFATFSFYSHQMSVQSIFVSAALVNTMRIPFRLLPSCISALSQGIVSIKRIDSYLNREEVDSVKSNDFSKSPRPEDGYSIQVQDCNYSIDKLKLLKNINFSTRVGELTAVVGKVGSGKSCLLAALCGELNQRGKGSSLINKDLVYVTQNIWLKSATIRDNITFGQPYNSSQYQKVVSLCQLGQDFKDMYRGDLTYLASNGSTLSGGQRQRIGFARAIYQNAQVYLMDDPLSACDSNLKAQIFHNTIGPKGFLQKKTRLLITNQSSLIPLMDRIIVIQNGTVVYEGTYDQFKSHFSSVNEFLEPDETQNEKIEEEKDSAEEVKSFEIAKKSTKKQGSFHEPPKDNYLHPALDNYDIIERRKIPFSLYKYYVLNLGTVPFIIALVGYLISQCFDVCSKLWLSRWTNLSSTNINDTNYRHIYNEDTRNMYIVVYGILGWCQSLAYFLSVLLINSRSLKASSHFHDVILRKVFGAPLNFFWSTPKGTIINRFSKDMDEADMFLPNTLKNFAYQAVKILGTLIIALIAFPITAFFIVCPLGLIFIEVVKSYLMASRFLKRTSATKLAMVLKHFGDSAVHGGTTIRCYGVESDYIDEHMSLIDEHQSVSLMEIISEAWLFLRLQLIAGTFIGILATALVFFPSEGNSSSLSALSLTSSLTVLQDIFLFTRYAAFIEKAMVSIERIKECEDLIPQDPSSGLLPSIITNGSKRPKNHQSRYYIQFEDFSGKYSSLKNASIKNFTLNVRLGEKVGVVGRTGSGKSSLILALSGLLEVEKGKIFIDGVDMSSGTARNIRKKDITVIPQDAALFKGSIRYNLDPDDRFTDEYIWSVVDQAQMKEFFVQLPGGLDFSLKENGSNISLGEKQLICCLRGLLTGSNLIIMDEATSAMTLESEERILNTYFTRFSSSTIFVIAHRIQPLLACDKILVLENGTIAEFGNPESLIKSQKSIFKSMLRRTNGSVE; translated from the exons AACATTCAACATTCACGAAAAATGGAAGCGTAAAGATTCCTGTTCTCCACTATGCAACAAAACAGCGCTGGCCCTTATGAAGCTTTTAAGCTCCGAGATACTCATCTCTGGCTTATATGAAGTCTTTCACATCCTCTTCACACTCACAAATCCCATAGCTCTCAAGATGCTTATGGACTACATTGAGAAAGAAAGAGGTGACTATCTTCGTGGGATATATAGTATCCTTTTCCTCACGGTGACTGGGTTCCTCTCATCCCTATGTGAAACGCatactttttatcatttaaatctCTCTGGATTTATAATGAAGACTGCATTGATGAGTGCCATTTATAAGAAGTCTCTTCGAGTTCCTCATTTCAATg GAGGAAACGTCATAAGTCTCGTCTCTGTGGACTGCCAATGGTTAGTCAAAGCAATACGTTTCATCCACCTTCCTTGGTCATGTCCACTTCAAATCATTATTGCAATTTATTTGTTGTATAATATTCTGGGTGTGGCAATTGTACCag gtataattataatattcattctgATAGGAATTAGTTTCCTCCTCTCCTTACTtcttcaaaagtttcaaaaatctcatttaaaaaaggacATACGATTAAGTCGCATCATGGAAGCCTTGGGCCATTTTAAAACCATCAAATTAAATTGCTGGGAAGAATCCATCATAGATAAAATCGGAATTCTTCGTAGCGATGAAATATCTGtgatgaaaaaatttctttctaTGCAAGCACTTCAG GTCTTTCTATGGAACTGTggaatctttatattttctttctcagCCTTTGCCACATTTAGTTTTTACTCGCATCAAATGAGCGTTCAGAGTATCTTCGTCTCTGCTGCCCTTGTTAATACAATGCGAATACCTTTCAGACTATTACCAAG TTGCATCTCTGCTCTTTCCCAAGGGATTGTCTCCATTAAGAGAATAGATTCTTATCTTAATCGAGAAGAAGTAGACTCAGTCAAATCAAACGATTTTTCTAAGTCCCCTCGACCCGAAGATGGCTATTCTATTCAAGTACAGGACTGTAACTATTCCATCgataagttaaaattattgaaaaatataaatttctctACGAGGGTTGGGGAATTAACGGCAGTGGTTGGAAAGGTGGGCAGTGGAAAGTCATGTTTACTAGCTGCCCTTTGTGGAGAATTAAATCAACGAGGAAAGGGGTCGTCATTAATTAATAAGGATTTGGTTTATGTGACACAAAATATTTGGCTTAAGTCCGCTACGATACGAGACAATATTACTTTTGGACAACCCTACAATTCTAGTCAGTATCAAAAAGTTGTATCCTTGTGTCAGTTAGGGCAGGATTTTAAGGAC atgtACAGAGGAGATTTGACGTATTTAGCCAGTAATGGCTCTACACTTAGCGGTGGACAACGACAAAGGATTGGTTTTGCGAGAGCTATTTATCAAAATGCACAAGTTTATCTTATGGATGATCCTCTCTCTGCTTGTGATTCTAATTTGAAAGCGCAGATTTTTCATAACACTATTGGACCCAAGGGGTTCCTTCAGAAAAAGACTCGATTACTCATAACTAATCAGTCCAGTCTAATACCACTCATGGACCGTATTATTGTTATACAAAATGGAACCGTTGTATATGAAGGGACATACGATCAgtttaaatcacatttttcatCTGTCAATGAGTTTTTGGAACCGGATga gactcaaaatgaaaaaattgaggaAGAGAAAGACTCCGCGGAGGAAGTGAAATCATTTGAAATTgcgaaaaaaagtacaaaaaaacaagGTTCTTTTCATGAGCCCCCCAAAGATAATTATCTCCACCCAGCTCTGGATAATTATGACATCATTGAAAGGAGAAAAATTCCATTCTCGTTGTATAAGTATTACGTTCTCAATTTGGGAACTGTGCCTTTTATAATTGCCCTCGTAGGGTATTTAATTTCCCAATGTTTTGATGTCTGTTCTAAACTATGGCTATCTCGATGGACTAACCTGAGTAGTACAAATATAAACGATACTAATTATCG TCACATATATAACGAAGATACAAGAAACATGTACATTGTCGTGTATGGCATACTTGGTTGGTGTCAAAGTTTggcatattttttatctgtacTTCTTATTAACTCAAGATCCCTCAAGGCTTCCAGTCATTTTCATGATGTAATTCTCCGTAAAGTATTTGGAGCACCTTTAAATTTCTTCTGGTCTACTCCTAAAGGAACAATCATTAATAGATTCTCAAAAGACATGGACGAAGCGGACATGTTCTTACCaaacactttaaaaaactttGCATATCAAGCTGTAAAAATTCTTGGAACGTTAATCATTGCTCTAATTGCTTTTCCTATCACTGCTTTTTTCATTGTATGTCCACTAGGATTGATATTTATTGAG gTTGTAAAGTCTTATTTAATGGCCTCTAGATTTTTGAAGAGAACTTCGGCAACAAAGCTAGCTATGGTTCTCAAGCATTTTGGTGATTCTGCAGTCCATGGAGGAACAACCATTCGATGCTATGGTGTAGAATCAGATTATATTGATGAGCATATGTCCTTAATTGATGAGCATCAAAGTGTTTCACTAATGGAAATTATTTCAGAGGCTTGGTTGTTTTTAAGACTTCAGCTCATTGCCGGGacttttattggtattttagCTACAGCATTAGTATTTTTTCCATCTGAAGGAAATTCAAGTTCTTTGTCGGCATTGAGTCTAACATCCTCTCTCACTGTCCTTcaagatattttcttatttacccGATATGCAGCCTTTATTGAGAAGGCAATGGTCTCGATAGAGAGGATAAAAGAATGTGAAGACTTGATTCCTCAAGACCCATCCTCTGGACTTTTACCTTCAATTATAACGAACGGTTCAAAAAGACCCAAAAATCATCAATCCagatattatattcaatttgagGATTTCAGTGGGAAATACTCTTCTTTAAAGAATGCTTCAATTAAAAACTTTACATTGAATGTACGACTTGGTGAAAAGGTTGGGGTGGTAGGGCGAACAGGATCGGGAAAATCTTCTCTCATATTAGCTTTATCAGGTTTATTAGAGGtagaaaaagggaaaatatttattgatggtGTAGACATGTCATCAGGAACAGCACGGAATATTCGTAAAAAGGACATTACAGTAATTCCTCAG GATGCTGCCTTATTCAAGGGATCCATTCGTTACAATTTGGATCCTGATGATCGGTTCACAGATGAATACATTTGGAGTGTCGTAGACCAAGCTCAAATGAAGGAATTCTTCGTTCAACTCCCGGGTGGGCTTGATTTTTCCCTCAAGGAAAATGGATCAAATATTAGTCTGGGTGAAAAACAGCTTATTTGTTGCCTTAGGGGTTTATTAA CTGGGTCTAATTTAATCATAATGGATGAGGCTACCTCCGCCATGACACTTGAGTCTGAGGAGCGGATCCTCAATACATACTTTACTCGATTTTCCTCATCAACCATATTTGTTATCGCTCATAGAATCCAACCCCTTCTCGCTTGCGATAAAATCCTTGTACTCGAAAATGGGACTATTGCAGAGTTTGGGAACCCGGAATCTCTAATAAAATCGCAAAAGAGTATCTTTAAATCCATGTTACGAAGAACTAATGGTTCTGTGGAGTGA